The following are encoded together in the Kingella negevensis genome:
- a CDS encoding F0F1 ATP synthase subunit epsilon, whose protein sequence is MSVMHVEVVSGEENIYSGKASFVVVPTVAGELGIFPRHEPIMSLVRPGALRLTVPNSQEEVLVAVSGGVLEVQPDKITVLADVAIRSAEMDAARAEEAKRAAENNLSQAKDGEAKAKAQAALAAAIAELKTLDYLRNRKK, encoded by the coding sequence ATGAGTGTCATGCACGTTGAAGTAGTGAGTGGCGAAGAGAATATTTATTCAGGTAAAGCCAGCTTTGTGGTTGTTCCAACCGTAGCTGGCGAACTGGGTATTTTCCCTCGCCATGAACCAATCATGAGTTTGGTTCGACCAGGTGCATTGCGTTTAACCGTGCCTAATTCTCAGGAAGAAGTCTTGGTTGCAGTATCGGGCGGTGTGCTGGAAGTGCAGCCTGATAAAATCACGGTTTTAGCCGATGTTGCTATTCGCAGCGCAGAAATGGACGCAGCGCGTGCTGAAGAAGCGAAACGTGCCGCAGAAAATAATCTGTCGCAAGCGAAAGACGGCGAAGCAAAAGCAAAAGCCCAAGCTGCATTAGCAGCGGCAATTGCAGAGCTGAAAACATTGGATTACTTGCGTAATCGCAAAAAATAA
- a CDS encoding SlyX family protein, translated as MNELEDRIIELEIRVALQDELLQSLNDTVAKMQDALDLQQAQLRVLYNKMQQQSESANSKPYSLADEVPPHY; from the coding sequence ATGAACGAACTTGAAGACCGAATAATTGAATTAGAAATCCGTGTAGCGTTGCAAGATGAACTGTTGCAATCATTAAATGATACTGTTGCCAAAATGCAAGACGCGCTGGATTTGCAGCAAGCGCAGCTTCGCGTGTTATACAATAAAATGCAGCAGCAATCTGAAAGTGCAAACAGCAAGCCATACAGTTTGGCTGATGAAGTACCACCGCATTATTAA
- a CDS encoding Na+/H+ antiporter family protein, which produces MNAVMIGVIVMLVLSVSRVHVVLSLVIGAFAGGLSAGLPLTDIVDAAGTVTQKGVMSHFQSGLQNGAGIALSYAMLGAFAMAISHSGLPHQVAGAVIRKIDAQGRKDVIPSGVNAVKWSLLLGVLAMGIMSQNIVPIHIAFIPMIVPPLLMMFNRLQIDRRLLACVMTFGLTTTYMFLPYGFGAIFLNEILLANIAKAGLDVKNINIMQAMAIPALGMLTGLLLAFVHYRKPRIYQDRQVDTDNETSAAKTPEVSTYRSVVAGVAILACFAIQLIYSDALMLGALLGFSVFMMLGVVRRSDADSVFNKGIQMMAMVGFIMIAAQGFAEVMKATNQIQPLVEASASMFAGSKAAAAFAMLMVGLLVTMGIGSSFSTLPIITAIYVPLCVGLGFSPLATVAIIGTAGALGDAGSPASDSTLGPTMGLNVDGQHDHMRDSVIPTFLHYNIPLFIAGWIASLVL; this is translated from the coding sequence ATGAATGCTGTCATGATAGGCGTGATTGTGATGCTGGTTTTATCGGTATCGCGGGTTCACGTTGTTTTGAGTTTGGTAATTGGGGCATTTGCTGGCGGTTTGTCGGCAGGCTTGCCTTTAACGGATATTGTGGATGCAGCGGGTACGGTTACACAAAAAGGCGTGATGTCGCATTTTCAATCTGGTCTGCAAAATGGTGCAGGGATTGCCTTGTCGTATGCGATGCTGGGCGCGTTTGCGATGGCGATTTCTCACTCTGGTTTACCACACCAAGTGGCAGGTGCAGTGATTCGCAAAATTGATGCGCAAGGTCGCAAAGATGTGATTCCGTCTGGTGTGAATGCAGTTAAATGGAGCTTGTTGCTAGGTGTGTTGGCAATGGGCATTATGAGCCAAAACATTGTGCCAATTCACATTGCGTTTATTCCAATGATTGTACCGCCATTGTTGATGATGTTTAACCGTTTGCAAATCGACCGCCGTTTGCTGGCTTGCGTGATGACGTTTGGTTTAACCACCACTTATATGTTTTTGCCATACGGTTTCGGTGCGATTTTCTTGAATGAAATTTTGTTGGCAAACATTGCTAAAGCTGGCTTGGACGTGAAAAACATCAATATTATGCAAGCTATGGCAATTCCTGCTTTGGGTATGCTTACAGGCTTGCTGCTGGCATTTGTTCACTATCGCAAACCGCGCATTTATCAAGATAGACAAGTGGATACTGACAATGAAACTTCTGCCGCAAAAACACCTGAAGTTTCTACCTACCGCAGCGTGGTGGCGGGCGTGGCGATTTTGGCTTGCTTTGCCATTCAGTTGATTTACAGCGACGCGTTGATGTTGGGTGCTTTGTTGGGCTTTTCAGTGTTTATGATGTTGGGCGTGGTTCGCCGTTCGGACGCAGATAGTGTGTTCAACAAAGGTATTCAAATGATGGCGATGGTGGGCTTTATCATGATTGCAGCACAAGGTTTCGCGGAAGTGATGAAAGCGACCAACCAAATTCAGCCATTGGTTGAAGCGAGCGCATCTATGTTTGCGGGTAGCAAAGCGGCGGCAGCATTTGCCATGTTGATGGTTGGTTTGTTGGTAACTATGGGGATTGGTAGTTCGTTCTCCACTTTGCCGATTATTACTGCGATTTATGTGCCATTGTGCGTGGGCTTAGGTTTTTCGCCTTTGGCAACTGTGGCGATTATCGGTACAGCAGGTGCATTGGGCGATGCAGGTTCGCCAGCGTCTGACTCTACATTAGGTCCAACAATGGGCTTGAATGTGGACGGTCAACACGACCACATGCGCGATAGCGTAATCCCAACTTTCTTGCACTACAATATTCCGCTGTTTATTGCGGGTTGGATTGCATCGTTAGTTTTGTAA
- a CDS encoding GTP-binding protein: MVENKIIFTGPVGVGKTTAIASLSDEPPVQTDASASDMTSVRKGYTTVAMDYGLIQLDENTKIHLYGTPGQERFDFMWDILSQGSMGLILLLDNTRGNPLKDLKFFLDSFSDLLKTAPLVVGVTKMDIRAIPGIDVYQKYLAQHGLNVPVFEVDARSEEDVKQLVTAMLFQIDPGLEV; this comes from the coding sequence TTGGTAGAAAATAAGATTATTTTTACAGGTCCAGTAGGTGTAGGTAAAACTACAGCTATTGCCTCACTCTCAGATGAACCGCCAGTGCAGACGGATGCTAGTGCATCAGATATGACCTCTGTTCGTAAAGGTTACACAACCGTTGCGATGGACTACGGTTTAATCCAGCTTGATGAAAATACAAAAATTCACTTATATGGCACGCCAGGTCAAGAACGTTTCGACTTCATGTGGGACATTTTGAGCCAGGGCAGTATGGGTTTGATTTTGTTATTGGATAACACTCGTGGTAATCCTCTGAAAGATTTGAAATTCTTTTTAGACTCTTTCTCTGATTTGTTGAAAACTGCCCCTTTAGTGGTTGGTGTAACAAAAATGGATATTCGTGCCATTCCAGGTATTGATGTTTACCAAAAATACTTGGCTCAACATGGTTTGAATGTTCCCGTTTTTGAAGTAGATGCCCGCAGCGAAGAAGACGTAAAACAATTAGTAACAGCCATGCTGTTCCAAATTGACCCAGGTTTAGAGGTATAA
- a CDS encoding roadblock/LC7 domain-containing protein produces MHEQLLTSVLSDLNSSSVDITSSAIISTDGLPIAHLLPANIDPDRVGAMSAALLALGNRTTQELACGELEQVIVKGKLGYTLLIQAGGTNVLCLTAKESAKLGLILLDARRAARSVVDITK; encoded by the coding sequence ATGCATGAACAACTCTTAACTTCCGTATTGAGCGACTTGAACAGCTCATCTGTTGATATTACATCTTCAGCAATCATTTCTACCGACGGCTTGCCAATCGCTCACTTATTGCCGGCCAACATTGACCCAGACCGTGTAGGTGCGATGTCTGCAGCATTGTTAGCATTGGGTAACCGTACTACTCAAGAATTGGCTTGCGGTGAATTGGAACAAGTAATAGTAAAAGGTAAACTGGGTTATACTTTGCTAATTCAAGCAGGTGGTACAAACGTATTGTGTTTAACCGCAAAAGAAAGCGCGAAATTGGGCTTGATTTTGTTGGACGCACGCCGTGCCGCTCGTAGCGTAGTAGACATCACTAAATAA